The Bacteroidales bacterium region CAATCCTGTTTCGGACAGGGTTTTGTTTATTCATGGGCTGCAAAATTGTGATTCGGTACAACCATATGGGTTTTACAGAAGAACCGGAGTGGCCGTAGATCTGAATCATCCCGGTAAGCCGATTTTTATGGATGGAAGAGATGTAACACCGCCTTTTACTGCCGGTGCATTGAGGGGAGGAACACATGCGCATACATGGAGTGCAGACGGGGAATGGGTCAGTTTTACCTATAATGATGCCGTGATGGCGGAACTTGAAAGTAAAGGGATTATCGGTAAAAAAGACCTGCGTATGGTTGGGGTTATGGCACCTTATGGTCCTGTACAGGTTGGAAAGGATGGTTCGGGAGAGAATATCGATGGAGAAAAGTATACGGTTGTAGTGACAGATGTCACAGAAGATCCCGAACCCGGGAGTGATCAAATTGACCGTGCCTATGAGGATGGCTGGGTGGGAACCAACGGTTATGTGAAAGAAGATGGCTCAAGGCAGAAATGGGCGGTTGCTTTTCTGGGTGATATCCGGGATCAGGAGGGTAATAAACGCACCGAAGTGTTTATAGCGGATATCCCGGACGATGTAACAAAGGCAAATGAAGGAAAACCGCTGACCGGAATGGAAACCACCCGTCCCAATCCACCGGCAGGAACCATACAGCGCAGGCTTACCTTTACCACTGACAGAAAATATCCCGGAGTGCAGGGACCCAGGCACTGGTTGAGATCCACTCCTGACGGATCGATGATATTTTTCATGATGAAGGATAAGCAGGGGGTGGTTCAGATCTATGGGATCTCCCCCAATGGTGGCTGGCCCAGCCAGATCACTGATAACAACTTTTCGGTGGAAACTGGGTTTAATGTTTCTCCTGACGGTAAATTTTTGGCATATGGGAGCCAACAGCGTGTATATATAACCCACATACAATCAGGCCAGACCCGGCAGGTTTCACCGGAGCCTAAGAACAGCATGGCTGAACTGAGGGCGGTCAACTGGTCAAATGATGGAAATATGCTTGCTTACAACCGGAAAATTGCAGTAGGTGATACCGCTTATTATCAGATTTTTATTTTAAAATAATAATTGAATAATGAATATAAACGAGAAGATAAATAGGCACCAACAATTCTGGAACGGTGAAGGACCTTCGCTCATTCTTATTCCCCCTGCCCGTGATATGCACGAAACCTGGCAAGAGCAGATTTATGATACTTCCGGTTACCGGGATAAATTTTACAATCCTCAAAAGATGTGGGAATCCGAGATCTCTCGTGCCCGTCCGGTAACAGATTGGCCTACAGATGGAATTCCCACAGTGAGACCCAATCTCGGAGTGATTTTTATTCCTTCCATGGCCGGGCAGGATTATGTATTGCGGGAAGGAATGATGCCCTGGGCAGGCGAACCACTCTCTCCTGAACAAATCAGAAAAGCCTTGGATAAAGATTTATCCGGTGCTGAGCTCATGAAACTGGCCGAACAATTTTACCGCATTCACAGGGAAATAGGTGATGGTGAGGTTGCAGCCTATCAGGCGGACAACCAGGGAATATTTGATATAGCCCACCTTTTGTATGGAGATCAGATATTCTATGATTTGATGGATGAAAATCAATGGCCCTGGGTTGATGAGCTGCTGGATATTTCCCGCGAGCTTATGATTCGGGCAAGCCGGTATGTTAAGCAGTGTATTGGTGAGGGAATAAAATGGATGATTCATGGCCACGGAACGGAGCAGGGAGTTTATTTCCCTGATTGCGGCTTGCGGATTTCCGAAGATACACCTGCCATGATCGCTCCGGATCAGCTCGATCGGTTCGTTATGGGTTCAATTGAGCGATGTGCCGAAGAATTTGGCAGCATTTTCATGCATTATTGCGGCAGTCACGAATACTTTTTTGAAAGGCTTTGTAGCAGCGATGCCGTTCGGGCCATCGATCTGGGAAATCCGGAGTCTTATGATACGCGATGGCTTTTAGAAATGTGTGCTGAAACGGATACCGTGCTTTACAGCCGTGTAGCACCGTTGGAAGAGGAATCTTCAAAAGGTGACTGGCAGGCTTATATCAGGCGCCTTGCCGGGTTGGTGAATGAAACAGGGGCACGCTGCATTTTAAGGCCGCTCGTTTTTCCCTCTAACCGGGATGAATGTGTCCGGATGCTTGATATGTGGCACGAACTTACCGGGTAATTAAACAATAACGAAATTATAAATAGAGCCAAAAACTCATTTTATGAAAAGACGCGATTTTTTCAAGAAAGCCATGATTTCCGGTCTGGGAGCTACGCTCTGGCCGGCAGCCTATGGTTCTCAGATCGGACAGAATGAAACAGTGAGAAGTTTTTTGACCCTGGAAAAAGCGACAGAAACAAATTCTTTGGGGATGGAATTGGTGGAGATCAAGCCCGGATCGTTTTATATGGGCTCTGATGAGGGAGCGTATGATGAAATTCCGGTACACCGGGTAACCCTTTCCAGTCCGTTTTATATGAGTGCCACTTCTGTTACGAATGCACAATATGAACAATTTGATCCTGCGCACAGGTCGCTTCGCGGAAAAAGGGGGATCTCCCATGATGATGAGGAAGCTGTAGTGTTTGT contains the following coding sequences:
- a CDS encoding DUF3748 domain-containing protein, whose protein sequence is MEEIQLTSGKKGHFLHTTQYFSQDDSWIVYDTRNDGTHIGRTCCIEAVNVRTEEIKQLYQTRGQTIYGPGVGSATFNPVSDRVLFIHGLQNCDSVQPYGFYRRTGVAVDLNHPGKPIFMDGRDVTPPFTAGALRGGTHAHTWSADGEWVSFTYNDAVMAELESKGIIGKKDLRMVGVMAPYGPVQVGKDGSGENIDGEKYTVVVTDVTEDPEPGSDQIDRAYEDGWVGTNGYVKEDGSRQKWAVAFLGDIRDQEGNKRTEVFIADIPDDVTKANEGKPLTGMETTRPNPPAGTIQRRLTFTTDRKYPGVQGPRHWLRSTPDGSMIFFMMKDKQGVVQIYGISPNGGWPSQITDNNFSVETGFNVSPDGKFLAYGSQQRVYITHIQSGQTRQVSPEPKNSMAELRAVNWSNDGNMLAYNRKIAVGDTAYYQIFILK